In one window of Desulfurobacterium indicum DNA:
- a CDS encoding NRAMP family divalent metal transporter: MKNYDKVKERIKNFGPGIITGGADNDPAGIITYTMIGATTGLKQLWLMVFSTPMMIAVQDSVARIAIVTGKSLSEVLKTFYTKKTATIVISLLLIANLFTIAADMEAVAQIFEIVTGIHAIYWLIPINILIGYLVIFKTYRTVKKTLVSLTAILAVYIFSAIKCKPDISTLITNTLIPHIKFSGAFFMAALGLLGTTISPYMMFWQATEEKIEHKTVVQIEDATLDTVAGMIYSNVVAYFIIIAAAYTLFGHHIFVSTIKEAAIAIKPVAGSFSFTLFSIGIIAAGFIAIPVLAGSSAYAIADLFGWRKGFEEKVSSAKGFYIVFLGSLLIGDIINLSPISAVNALYYSQILDGMLLPFLVAVIAIVANNKKIMGDFTNTAFNNIFCFVTFIISLACIVIMLWQMIV; encoded by the coding sequence ATGAAAAACTACGATAAAGTAAAAGAACGAATTAAAAATTTTGGACCTGGAATAATAACGGGAGGGGCGGACAACGACCCTGCTGGAATAATCACCTACACGATGATAGGTGCAACAACCGGACTTAAGCAACTGTGGCTCATGGTTTTCTCTACACCAATGATGATAGCTGTTCAGGATTCTGTTGCAAGAATAGCAATAGTCACTGGCAAAAGCCTATCGGAAGTTCTAAAAACCTTTTACACAAAAAAAACAGCAACAATCGTCATATCATTACTACTCATAGCAAACCTTTTCACAATAGCCGCTGATATGGAAGCAGTTGCACAGATATTTGAAATTGTAACAGGAATCCATGCAATATACTGGTTAATACCAATAAATATTTTAATAGGCTATCTCGTAATCTTTAAAACTTACAGAACGGTAAAAAAAACTCTGGTGTCTCTTACAGCAATACTGGCTGTTTACATATTTTCTGCAATAAAATGCAAACCTGATATCAGCACACTAATAACAAACACACTAATTCCTCATATAAAATTCTCGGGCGCATTTTTTATGGCCGCTCTGGGACTGTTAGGCACAACCATTTCTCCCTATATGATGTTCTGGCAGGCAACGGAAGAAAAGATAGAGCACAAAACGGTTGTTCAAATAGAGGACGCCACCCTCGATACTGTTGCCGGTATGATCTATTCAAATGTTGTCGCATACTTCATAATTATTGCTGCCGCTTACACCCTGTTTGGACATCACATTTTTGTATCCACCATAAAAGAAGCGGCAATTGCAATAAAGCCTGTCGCGGGAAGTTTCTCCTTCACTCTATTCTCAATAGGCATCATCGCCGCCGGATTCATCGCCATACCCGTTCTTGCAGGTTCATCTGCCTACGCAATAGCAGATCTATTTGGATGGAGAAAAGGTTTTGAAGAAAAAGTTAGCAGTGCCAAAGGATTTTACATCGTATTCTTGGGCTCCCTTCTCATAGGGGACATTATCAATCTTTCTCCAATATCAGCGGTTAACGCTCTTTATTACAGTCAAATACTGGACGGTATGTTGTTACCTTTTCTGGTAGCCGTCATAGCAATCGTAGCAAACAACAAAAAGATAATGGGAGACTTCACAAATACTGCTTTCAACAATATATTTTGTTTTGTAACCTTTATTATTTCGCTGGCCTGTATCGTTATTATGCTCTGGCAAATGATTGTTTGA
- a CDS encoding Fur family transcriptional regulator, translating to MKNIETMIENFKKIARSKGMKITPQRVAIYRELVSRHDHPSAEDIYDALKGKFAGISLATVYRTLTSLENAGLAMKVATVNGVARFDGKITPHSHFICKVCGRVIDIDCEVNVETEKLKKYNFSVEKCEIIYYGVCDKCQN from the coding sequence ATGAAAAATATAGAAACTATGATTGAAAACTTCAAGAAGATTGCACGCTCTAAAGGTATGAAAATCACTCCACAAAGAGTGGCAATTTACAGAGAACTAGTAAGCAGACACGACCATCCTTCGGCAGAGGACATCTACGACGCACTAAAAGGAAAATTTGCGGGAATATCTCTTGCAACAGTTTATAGAACACTTACAAGCCTGGAAAACGCAGGCCTTGCAATGAAAGTTGCAACGGTTAACGGTGTTGCAAGGTTTGACGGTAAAATAACACCCCACAGCCATTTCATCTGTAAAGTATGCGGTAGAGTAATCGACATAGACTGTGAAGTTAATGTAGAAACAGAAAAACTCAAAAAATACAATTTCAGCGTTGAAAAGTGTGAAATTATCTACTACGGTGTCTGCGACAAGTGTCAAAACTAA
- a CDS encoding HD domain-containing protein, protein MKYKLFMDPVYDEFVMIEKGGAGENIINSSLMQRLRYIRQLGPCYFVYPGAEHTRFQHSLGVYWLVTKAFGFLEKKGYSVDENLKFNVKIAALTHDLGHSPYSHALERKIVPYSHEELTLKALEMLESEEVLESSTVEKVKKIIKKEFSIPFGHQLISSQLDCDRLDYLKRDAFHTGVSFGKVDVNRILASIEIDNSNLVWNYKGFNALESYVMSRYQMYWTVYFHPVNIAAQVLLQKMLKRLRHLLSDSSSVEMDSLLKETIKTKSVEKFFMLTDASIISSVYQFTLSKDFVLQDLSKRFVKRSFFRAIEIESPQIVLKAREKLIKEGFDPEYYMDVIEPSKVAYSYYSPEKLDAILVKMNGKIEEVSNIAPTDALKALSRRVKKALLFIPPEVELKSLQ, encoded by the coding sequence ATGAAATATAAACTATTTATGGATCCTGTTTATGACGAATTTGTAATGATAGAAAAAGGGGGAGCAGGTGAAAATATAATCAATTCTTCTCTTATGCAACGTTTAAGATACATAAGGCAACTCGGTCCATGCTACTTTGTCTATCCTGGAGCAGAACACACCCGATTTCAACATTCCCTTGGTGTCTACTGGCTTGTAACAAAAGCTTTTGGATTTTTAGAAAAGAAAGGCTACTCTGTTGATGAAAATTTAAAATTCAACGTAAAAATTGCAGCTTTAACTCACGACCTCGGACACTCTCCATACTCTCACGCCCTTGAGAGAAAAATAGTTCCTTACAGTCACGAAGAATTAACACTTAAAGCTCTTGAAATGCTTGAATCAGAAGAAGTTTTAGAAAGCTCTACCGTTGAAAAAGTAAAGAAAATTATAAAAAAAGAGTTTTCTATTCCTTTCGGGCATCAACTCATATCAAGTCAGCTTGACTGCGACAGACTGGACTATTTGAAAAGAGACGCCTTTCACACAGGCGTTAGCTTTGGAAAAGTTGACGTTAACAGAATACTTGCGTCTATTGAGATTGATAACAGTAATCTTGTATGGAATTACAAAGGCTTCAACGCCCTTGAATCTTACGTCATGTCACGTTACCAGATGTATTGGACAGTTTACTTCCATCCTGTAAACATAGCGGCACAGGTGCTTCTCCAAAAAATGTTAAAACGACTGAGACATTTGCTATCAGACAGTTCATCAGTTGAAATGGATTCTTTACTAAAAGAGACAATAAAAACAAAAAGCGTTGAAAAGTTTTTTATGCTAACAGATGCTTCAATAATCTCTTCCGTATATCAATTTACATTATCAAAAGATTTTGTCCTGCAGGATTTAAGCAAAAGGTTTGTCAAAAGATCCTTTTTCAGAGCAATAGAAATTGAAAGCCCGCAAATCGTTCTCAAAGCAAGGGAAAAACTGATAAAAGAAGGTTTTGACCCTGAATACTACATGGACGTGATAGAACCTTCAAAGGTTGCGTATTCCTACTATTCACCAGAAAAACTTGACGCAATACTTGTAAAAATGAACGGTAAAATAGAAGAGGTATCAAACATTGCACCGACAGATGCCCTTAAAGCTCTATCCCGCCGTGTCAAAAAAGCTCTGCTTTTCATTCCACCGGAAGTAGAACTGAAATCATTACAATAA
- the gyrB gene encoding DNA topoisomerase (ATP-hydrolyzing) subunit B, producing the protein MSENKKYDASAIKVLEGLEAVRKRPGMYIGDTGSYGLHHLVFEVVDNSVDEALAGYCTEIEVIIHEDNSITVADNGRGIPVDIHPEYGKPAAEIVLTVLHAGGKFEKEAYQYSGGLHGVGVSVVNALSEWLIVEIHRDGRVYKQTYEKGKPVTTFTCVGETHKRGTIVTFKPDPEIFEVTEFSWDILANRLRELAFLNKGLKITLIDEREEPPKKEVFYYEGGIVEFVKKINEKKGPLFPEPIYMEGEKNSVIVEVALQYNSTYSEQIFSFVNNINTREGGTHVSGFRAALTRAITKFIDENNLIPKNTKISITGDDVREGLVAVISVKVPNPQFEGQTKAKLGNSEVKPIVTSVVYEKLTAFLNERPDIGRKIAEKVITAARAREAAKRAREMTRRKSALEEFSLPGKLADCSEREPEKTELYLVEGDSAGGSAKQGRDRRFQAILPLKGKIINVEKARIEKVLSNDEIKTIITALGTGVGSHFDISKLRYHKIIIMTDADVDGAHIRTLLLTFFFRQFPEIVEKGYLYIAQPPLYRVKKGKKEMYIKSDAELEKVVADFALDTLTLLDGKGNKIEKEKGLKIVEEIRKLNEIISILSRKRNREIVNALLRVHADYKDLYDRKKTENLVKKIRENLPDSLKESEIKIKENKDSCCYFIEIEIPFDNYLTKTIIVDEKLLISDLFKRAKGLKTKIREYLGQPPYRLKKKNETLEFETIDELYNFILKTGKEGIYIQRYKGLGEMNPDQLWETTMNPENRTLLKVSVEDAVNADEIFTVLMGDKVEPRREFIQKFAKEVRNLDI; encoded by the coding sequence ATGTCAGAAAACAAAAAATACGATGCGTCTGCGATTAAAGTTCTTGAAGGCCTTGAAGCAGTCAGAAAAAGACCTGGAATGTATATTGGAGATACGGGAAGCTATGGACTGCACCATCTTGTTTTTGAGGTCGTTGACAACAGCGTCGATGAAGCCTTAGCCGGCTACTGCACGGAAATAGAAGTAATAATCCACGAAGACAATTCCATAACCGTAGCAGACAACGGAAGGGGAATCCCTGTTGATATACACCCGGAATACGGAAAACCCGCTGCAGAGATAGTGCTTACGGTGCTCCACGCAGGCGGAAAGTTCGAAAAAGAAGCTTATCAATACTCAGGTGGACTTCATGGAGTAGGCGTATCGGTAGTTAACGCGCTATCAGAATGGTTAATCGTTGAAATCCATAGAGACGGAAGAGTTTATAAGCAAACCTACGAAAAAGGAAAACCGGTAACAACATTTACATGTGTCGGAGAAACACACAAAAGAGGAACAATAGTTACATTCAAACCGGACCCCGAAATTTTCGAAGTAACGGAATTCAGTTGGGACATACTTGCAAATCGATTAAGAGAACTGGCTTTTCTCAATAAAGGACTAAAAATAACTCTCATCGATGAAAGAGAAGAACCACCGAAAAAAGAGGTATTTTACTATGAAGGTGGCATCGTAGAGTTTGTTAAAAAGATAAATGAAAAAAAAGGACCTCTTTTCCCGGAGCCTATTTACATGGAAGGAGAGAAAAATAGCGTTATTGTAGAAGTTGCTCTCCAGTATAACTCCACGTATTCGGAACAGATTTTTAGCTTCGTGAACAATATCAACACAAGAGAAGGCGGAACACATGTATCAGGATTTAGAGCAGCCCTAACAAGAGCCATAACTAAATTCATTGACGAAAATAACCTGATACCTAAAAACACAAAAATTTCTATAACAGGAGACGATGTAAGAGAAGGGCTTGTTGCTGTTATTTCAGTTAAAGTTCCAAACCCTCAGTTTGAAGGCCAAACAAAGGCCAAGCTTGGAAATTCTGAAGTTAAACCTATTGTAACATCTGTCGTTTACGAAAAGCTTACGGCGTTCCTGAACGAAAGGCCCGATATTGGAAGAAAGATAGCAGAAAAGGTAATAACAGCAGCAAGAGCAAGAGAAGCAGCAAAAAGAGCAAGAGAAATGACTCGCAGGAAAAGTGCTCTCGAAGAATTTTCCCTTCCCGGAAAACTTGCAGACTGTTCAGAGAGAGAGCCAGAAAAGACAGAACTTTATCTTGTTGAGGGAGACTCTGCCGGAGGAAGTGCAAAACAGGGAAGAGACAGAAGATTTCAGGCTATCCTGCCCCTCAAAGGTAAAATTATAAACGTAGAAAAGGCAAGAATAGAAAAAGTCCTATCTAATGATGAAATTAAAACAATAATAACGGCTCTCGGAACAGGGGTCGGAAGTCACTTTGACATATCAAAACTCCGCTACCACAAAATCATAATAATGACAGACGCCGACGTTGATGGCGCTCACATCAGAACACTTCTTTTAACATTCTTCTTCCGCCAATTTCCTGAAATTGTCGAAAAAGGATACCTTTACATAGCACAGCCTCCCCTTTACAGGGTGAAAAAGGGCAAGAAAGAGATGTATATAAAGTCAGATGCGGAACTTGAAAAGGTTGTTGCTGACTTTGCCCTTGACACTTTAACCCTCCTTGACGGCAAAGGAAATAAAATAGAAAAAGAAAAAGGTTTGAAAATTGTTGAAGAGATAAGAAAACTTAACGAAATCATTTCCATCCTTTCAAGAAAAAGAAACAGAGAAATCGTAAACGCACTTCTAAGAGTCCACGCAGACTATAAAGACCTATACGACAGAAAAAAAACAGAGAATCTCGTTAAGAAAATCAGGGAAAATCTGCCCGATTCGTTGAAAGAAAGTGAGATAAAAATCAAAGAAAACAAAGACTCCTGTTGCTATTTTATCGAAATAGAAATACCTTTTGATAATTACCTCACGAAAACCATCATTGTTGACGAAAAACTTTTAATTTCTGACCTTTTCAAAAGGGCAAAAGGATTAAAAACTAAGATAAGAGAATATCTTGGCCAACCGCCTTACAGGTTGAAAAAGAAAAACGAAACTCTGGAATTTGAAACAATAGACGAACTCTACAACTTTATACTGAAAACAGGTAAAGAGGGAATTTACATTCAGCGCTACAAAGGTCTTGGAGAGATGAATCCCGACCAACTCTGGGAAACTACAATGAATCCTGAAAACAGAACGCTCCTTAAAGTATCGGTAGAAGATGCAGTCAACGCTGACGAAATATTCACAGTATTAATGGGAGATAAAGTAGAACCAAGAAGAGAATTTATCCAGAAATTCGCAAAAGAAGTCAGAAATCTTGACATATAA